Genomic DNA from Bacteroides zhangwenhongii:
CAACGGCTTGCCACAGAGCGCAGGCTGGCGCAGGATCTTGCCGCCCTGCAGGCCGAGAACCGGAAGGAAGAGATAGACCGTATGCAAGCCGGTACCGAAAAGAAACTGGCACAAATCGAATATGACTATAACGCCCGGAAAGAAGAAATAAACCGGCAGGAAGCCGACTGGAAGCGTGAGAACAAGGAAGCCGGTCTTTCCACCGGAGATAACGGACTTACCCGGGAGCAACAGGATGAACTTGAAAAAGCCCGTGCCTCAAACACCGAGTCAAGGAAAAAAGCGGAGGCGGACGTGTACAGGGAAGAGGCGGAAGCCATGCGTGACTATCTGAAGGAATACGGGACCTTCCAGCAGCAGAAACTGGCCATCGCTGAAGAATATGCCGAGAAAATCCGCAAGGCACAGTCCCAGGGCGAAAGGCTGACTTTGGAGAAGCAGCGTGATGCGGCTGTGCACAAAGTGGACATGGAAGCCCTTACCCAGAAGATAGACTGGGGAGCAGCGTTCGGGGATTTGACCGGTCTGCTTGCAGACCAGATGAAGAACCTGCTTGGCGAGCTTAAACAGTATGTCAAGACGGATGAGTTCAAAAAAACGGGAGCCGCAGACCAGCAGGTCGTTTACGATGCCATCGAACGGATTCAAAGCATGCTCCCCGGTGGCAACGGGACATTGGATTTTGCCCGGCTGCAAACGCAGATGCACGCTTTGGGGGATGCCGTAACACGCGTGCAAAATGCGGAACTGCAGCAGGAAGCGGCATTCATTCGGTTAAAAGCAGCGCAGACCGATTACAACAAGGCTCTTGAAAGCGGTAACCAGGCAGAAATAGAACGTACTAAAATCGCTCTTCAAATGGCCCAATCGTCCAGCATTTCAGCTGACGAAGAATACCTGAACGCCACCTCTGAAATGAAGGCGCTTGCCGGGGAGGTGAAAAGTGCCTCCCGGGACACGGTTGACGGGTTGAACATGGTATCCGACGGGTTGCACGGCTTTGCGAGCGGAACCTTGCAGGGATCATTTGAAGGAATCCAGAACATGCTTACCGGTCTTTCAAAACTGAATATCGGAGGCAAGGTCGGCGATGCCATCAGCCGGATGTCCGAAACCCTGTCAAGTGCCGGAGTCATCGGACAAATCATATCGGCCATTCTCTCCATACTGGATTTGCTGAAAGACGGTATTGGCCCGATTATCTCATCATTGATAGATACCATTTTCAATGCGATAACCGGAATACTCGACAATATCCTCAGCGGAGACCTGTTCAAACAGATAGGCGGTTCCCTTGTGAATGGTATCGGAGGACTGCTGAACACGGTGTCTTTCGGAGGTTTCAACAAACTGTTCGGCATCGGCGGGAACGCCAGGGAAGTGCAGGCGGCTATAGACCGTCTTACGGACCGGAACGAGAAACTGCAGACTTCCATCGAAGACCTGACCGATACCATTAAGGCAAGCAAGGGGACAAAATCGGTGGAAGCTTACCGGGATGCTTACAAATACCAAAAAGAAACGAATGCAAACTATCTGCAGATAGCAAAGGAACAGGCACGCTACAGCGGAAGTCACCACAGCTGGAACTACTACTGGGGCGGTTTCAACCAGGCACAGATAGACAAACTGAGCGGACAGATCGGCCGCCAGTGGGACGGGAACCTGTGGAGCCTGAGCCCGGAGGAAATGAAGGCACTGCGCAGCAACGTGGATATGTGGACGCAAATCCAGAATACCGGTAAGGGAGGCTATGGCGGGCGACTGACCGAGAAACTGGATGACTACATAGACCAGGCCGGCAAGCTGGAGGAACTGACCGACCAGCTGTATGAAGGGCTGACGGGCATTTCGTTCGACGGTATGTACAGCAGCTTCATCGACAACCTGATGAACATGAAGTACGGTGCCAAGGATGCGGCGGAGGATATATCCGAGTACTTCATGCGGGCGATGCTGAGCAACAAGATCGGTGAGATGTACAGCGACAAACTGAAAGGCTGGTGGGAGAAGTTCGGCAAGGCCATGGAGGACAACGAACTGACCGAGGCGGAACGGAACGCGCTGATGGAAGAGTACATGCAGTATATGGATGAAGCCCTTGCCCTGCGTGACAACCTGGCGGCAGCCACCGGTTATGACAAGACGCAGCAGGGCGGTACGAGCCAAAGTGCGAAAGCGGGCGGCTTTACGGCCATGACGCAGGACCAGGGCACGAAACTGGAGGGCATGTTCACCGGCGGGCTGCAGCACTGGAGCAGCATGGACGACCGGCTGGAAAGCGTGGTGGAGAAGATGGACACGGCTGAAGGGCATCTGGCCCGGATAGCCGAGAACACCGGTGTGAGCGCCGGACACCTGGGCGAACTGAAGGAAGTGATAAAGAAAATGATACGTGACGGACTAAAAGTGAAGTGATATGGGCAATATACTGAGCGGACTGGTGCTGGTGAACGGCACGGACATCTGGACGGAATACGGCGTGTTCCTGGTGGAAGACCGGCGCGGGGGCATGGAGAACCTGACGGCCATCCTGACCCCGAGCAAGGCCAAGAAGGATACGGCTGTGGACATACGGGAAGAGCACGGGGAAAAATACAGCCCCGTGCTGACCCCACGGAATGAAGCGCGTGACGTGACGCTGCATTTTGCGCTTTACAACAAGACCCAGGCAGGCTGGATGAAGCAGTACTTTGCCTTTGTGAATTTCCTGAAGCAAGGGAAGGACGGCTGGCTGGAGATCCGTTTCCCCCAGCTGGATCTGCAGCTGCGGGTGAAGTATGCCGACTGTACGAAGTTCACCCCGCTGACCTATCTGTGGACGGAAGGTGTGCATGCCGGAAAGTTCCGGGTAAAGTTCCGGGAACCGAAACCGATTATATAACCATTCAAACGCTATTGGAATATGCTTATAACGATATATGATAAAGCCGGAACCAAGCGTGCGGATGTGGCCGTGAACGACAGCTCGACGCAAAGCAAGGAAGTGCAGGGAGACAATGTGCTTTCCCTGTCGTTCAGCTATTATGCCTTCCTGCCCCTGGACGTGAACGACTACACGGACTATCTGGGCGAACGGTACTGGCTGACAGAACGCTACACGCCGAAGCAGGTGAGCGATGGTGAATGGGAGTATAACCTGAAGCTGTACGGTATCGAGAGCCTAATCAAGCGGTTCCTGGTGCTGGAGACGACGGACGGGGACACCAACCCCCTGTTTACCCTGACGGCCACGCCCCGCGAGCATGTGGCGATGGTGGTGAAGGCTATCAATAACGGCATGGGCCACATTACTGACTGGAAGACGGGTACGGTGGAAGGTACGGAGCTGATCACGATAGACTACGAGGGGATGTACTGCGACGAAGCGCTGAAAGCCATCGCGGAAAAGGCAGGCGGCAAGGTGGAATGGTGGGTTGAGGGGCAGACTGTGAACGTGTGCCGCTGCGAACACGGGGAAGAAATCACCCTTGGCTATGGCAAGGGGCTGACCTCCCTGGAAAGAGATACGAGCAACACGGCCAAATTCTATACGCGCCTGTTCCCGGTAGGCTCGACCCGCAACATCGATGCGGAGAAATACGGCAGCCCGCGTCTGATGCTTCCCGGCGGCAGGAAGTACATCGAGCAGGGCGTGGAGGAATATGGCATCTATGACCATTACGAGCAGGATGCTTTCAGCGGCATCTTCCCCCGTCGGGTCGGTACGGTGAGCTCGGTTCGCAGCGAGGAGGTGGCAGACGATGAAGGAAACAAATTCACCGTCTATTATTTCCGGGACGGGGAACTGGACTTTGACCCTAACCTGTACGAGCTGGCCGGAGAAACCAAACGTGTGTCGTTCCAGACGGGCGACCTTGCCGGACTGGGAGAAAGCGATGACCACTACTTTGAGGTGAACTACGACAGCGCGGCACGTGAATTCGAACTGATCACCATCTGGCCCTACGATGACGACACCCAGCTGCCGGGCGGCAAGCTGGTGCCCCGAGCAGGCGACACCTATATCCTGTGGAATATCCGGATGCCGGATGAGTATTACCGGCTGGCCGAAGAGGAGTTTGCGGTTGCGGTGGACGAGTACAACCGGGACCACTGGCTGGACATTGCCGCCTACAAAGCCCCGACAGACCCGGTATACATCGAGGAGCACGGCATAGACCTGTTTGTGGGCAGACGGGTGAAGCTGGAGAGCCGGAAGTATTTCCCGGAAAAAGGCTACCGTCA
This window encodes:
- a CDS encoding viral A-type inclusion protein, which encodes MSKPVEVEFLMKDKLTPGMNKAEREALELRNTVRLLEAELERLRLAGETAAPNLDQSANIAQIHALEKQLEELRGKLKLLQEESESVQVTPADMPNAQRQFNGLHNSIQQMAREMPSLAMGPQMFFLAISNNLPIFTDELARARKEYDELQKSGKKGTPVWKQVLSSLFSWQTAMTTGIMLLVMYGDEIWDWTKNLFSAKKGVDEFNVSVKEMTEIEKDGRAQMVRTRFELKSVIDEIKNFTGSKEQEKAKVEELNRKYGESFGYYKTLSEWYDTLIQKSEDYVQVLLHQANVQNLVKKAAEADEEVNKIKAQKPEEAESAMGFFGKWGQYIMQSSMAESGQFYDAQAAIKKHDQEAYDILLKNAENKRDGYLKKAEEEVKKAAEAAKKGNIGGHTDPEQSGKNPEAEAKQRLATERRLAQDLAALQAENRKEEIDRMQAGTEKKLAQIEYDYNARKEEINRQEADWKRENKEAGLSTGDNGLTREQQDELEKARASNTESRKKAEADVYREEAEAMRDYLKEYGTFQQQKLAIAEEYAEKIRKAQSQGERLTLEKQRDAAVHKVDMEALTQKIDWGAAFGDLTGLLADQMKNLLGELKQYVKTDEFKKTGAADQQVVYDAIERIQSMLPGGNGTLDFARLQTQMHALGDAVTRVQNAELQQEAAFIRLKAAQTDYNKALESGNQAEIERTKIALQMAQSSSISADEEYLNATSEMKALAGEVKSASRDTVDGLNMVSDGLHGFASGTLQGSFEGIQNMLTGLSKLNIGGKVGDAISRMSETLSSAGVIGQIISAILSILDLLKDGIGPIISSLIDTIFNAITGILDNILSGDLFKQIGGSLVNGIGGLLNTVSFGGFNKLFGIGGNAREVQAAIDRLTDRNEKLQTSIEDLTDTIKASKGTKSVEAYRDAYKYQKETNANYLQIAKEQARYSGSHHSWNYYWGGFNQAQIDKLSGQIGRQWDGNLWSLSPEEMKALRSNVDMWTQIQNTGKGGYGGRLTEKLDDYIDQAGKLEELTDQLYEGLTGISFDGMYSSFIDNLMNMKYGAKDAAEDISEYFMRAMLSNKIGEMYSDKLKGWWEKFGKAMEDNELTEAERNALMEEYMQYMDEALALRDNLAAATGYDKTQQGGTSQSAKAGGFTAMTQDQGTKLEGMFTGGLQHWSSMDDRLESVVEKMDTAEGHLARIAENTGVSAGHLGELKEVIKKMIRDGLKVK